A genomic stretch from Moraxella nasicaprae includes:
- a CDS encoding DEAD/DEAH box helicase family protein, whose translation MKLKYEHLDYQKQAIDSIVGLFQGEITHHQDDFSLSDKDSVRVIANELLLSNDDIFNNLKNIQSQNHLTLSDKLDNLYFSVEMETGTGKTFVYLNTIFELNKRYGWRKFIIVVPSVAIREGVLQTLNSTKDYFKDEFHSPIYHYGEYSGQKTNVLKHFATSTHIEILVMNIQSFEKESNIINQERENGLLMDLIQATNPIIIIDEPQNISSDKRKNAINNLNPLFTVGYSATHKEIINKVYSLNPVQAFEKNLVKQIVVNSVKSDDKNSAFIELKEVTNKGSLKAKILIDVNEKSQLKRKAINIKMGDDLYEKSKQNPNYQGYIVDGMDMEYQSIKFTNGIQIQTGVNLDYLKDDIMKQQIHATIQEHLKREKQLNPLGIKVLSLFFIDKVENYRTNAQGEIGKFYQWFEELYQLETKQSANGVHNGYFSQDKKGNAKNSNGTTKDDNDAYELIMKDKERLLSLDEPVRFIFSHSALKEGWDNPNVFQICTLNETTSTIKKRQEIGRGLRLPVNQQGERIYDEKINILTIIPNESYEQFASGLQQEYIDDCGIKFEKSNIKNAKNERTVTYRFDAFTDPLFKEIWQRIRQKTKYCVHFDSNELIKMASQALNQMPVIVKPKIEIKKARLIQNNEGVQAEEIYSNNHYLDKQFAIPDILKALQEKTGLTRQTLVDILKHSGRINEIKNNPQRFIEIVAELINNELHDLMKNGIYYQKLDEIYEQNLFETYQIYTNDYTFDISKMQKTIYNGVLDLDSKTEHQFATDCENYDEQVAFYFKLPKKFKIPTPIGNYNPDWAVVINKNGEQVYFIAETKNTGKKSVQDGVVLDKLSHAEQLKIACAKRHFETINTVDYEVVEKLSEIIR comes from the coding sequence ATGAAGCTCAAATATGAACACCTAGATTATCAAAAACAGGCGATTGATAGTATCGTGGGTTTATTTCAAGGTGAAATAACTCATCATCAAGATGATTTTAGCTTATCAGATAAAGACAGTGTGCGTGTGATTGCCAATGAACTTTTATTATCTAATGATGATATTTTTAACAATTTAAAAAATATTCAAAGTCAAAATCATCTTACTCTATCTGATAAACTGGATAATTTATATTTTAGCGTAGAAATGGAAACAGGTACAGGCAAAACTTTTGTCTATCTTAATACCATTTTTGAACTGAATAAACGCTATGGCTGGCGTAAATTTATCATCGTTGTGCCAAGCGTTGCCATTCGTGAAGGGGTATTACAAACTTTAAATAGCACAAAAGACTATTTTAAAGATGAGTTTCATTCGCCCATTTATCATTATGGCGAATATAGCGGTCAAAAAACCAATGTATTAAAACATTTTGCAACAAGCACTCATATTGAAATTTTGGTGATGAATATTCAGTCCTTTGAAAAAGAAAGTAATATCATCAATCAAGAGCGAGAAAATGGCTTGTTAATGGATTTAATTCAAGCAACAAACCCAATCATTATTATTGATGAACCACAAAATATCAGCAGTGATAAACGCAAAAATGCCATTAATAATTTAAATCCTTTATTTACAGTTGGTTATTCAGCAACGCATAAAGAAATCATCAATAAAGTATATAGCCTAAATCCTGTACAAGCATTTGAAAAGAATTTGGTCAAACAAATTGTCGTCAATTCGGTAAAATCTGATGATAAAAATAGTGCTTTTATTGAATTAAAAGAAGTAACAAATAAAGGCAGTTTAAAAGCAAAAATACTTATTGATGTTAATGAAAAATCGCAATTAAAAAGAAAAGCCATTAACATTAAAATGGGCGATGATTTATATGAAAAATCCAAGCAAAATCCAAATTATCAAGGCTATATTGTTGATGGTATGGATATGGAATATCAATCTATTAAATTTACAAATGGTATTCAAATACAAACAGGTGTGAATTTAGATTATCTAAAAGACGATATTATGAAACAACAAATTCACGCCACCATTCAAGAGCATTTAAAAAGAGAAAAACAATTAAATCCATTAGGCATTAAAGTATTATCACTCTTTTTTATTGATAAAGTGGAAAATTATCGCACCAATGCACAAGGCGAAATTGGCAAGTTTTATCAATGGTTTGAAGAATTGTATCAATTAGAAACCAAACAATCAGCAAATGGCGTACATAATGGCTATTTTAGCCAAGATAAAAAAGGCAATGCCAAAAATAGTAACGGCACAACCAAAGATGATAATGATGCTTATGAATTGATTATGAAAGATAAAGAACGGTTATTGTCACTTGATGAGCCTGTGCGATTTATTTTTAGTCATTCGGCATTAAAAGAAGGTTGGGATAATCCCAATGTTTTTCAGATTTGCACTTTAAATGAAACCACTTCCACAATAAAAAAACGCCAAGAAATAGGGCGTGGACTTCGTTTACCTGTCAATCAGCAAGGCGAGCGGATTTATGATGAAAAAATCAATATTCTAACCATTATTCCTAATGAAAGTTATGAACAATTTGCCAGTGGTTTGCAACAAGAATATATTGATGATTGTGGTATTAAATTTGAAAAATCCAATATTAAAAATGCTAAAAATGAGCGTACGGTAACTTATCGTTTTGATGCCTTTACTGACCCATTGTTTAAAGAAATTTGGCAGCGTATCCGCCAAAAAACCAAATATTGTGTTCATTTTGATAGTAATGAGCTTATTAAAATGGCAAGCCAAGCATTAAATCAAATGCCAGTGATTGTAAAACCCAAAATTGAAATTAAAAAAGCACGCCTAATCCAAAATAATGAGGGCGTGCAAGCAGAAGAAATTTATTCAAATAACCATTATTTGGATAAACAATTTGCCATACCAGATATTTTAAAAGCATTGCAAGAAAAAACAGGACTCACTCGCCAAACTTTGGTAGATATTTTAAAACACTCTGGTAGAATTAATGAAATTAAAAATAATCCACAACGCTTTATTGAAATTGTGGCAGAACTCATCAATAATGAATTGCACGATTTAATGAAAAACGGCATTTATTATCAAAAATTAGATGAAATCTATGAACAAAATCTATTTGAAACTTATCAAATTTATACCAATGATTATACTTTTGATATAAGTAAAATGCAAAAGACCATTTATAATGGCGTATTGGATTTGGATTCAAAAACTGAACATCAATTTGCAACCGATTGTGAAAATTATGATGAGCAAGTGGCGTTTTATTTTAAATTGCCCAAAAAGTTTAAAATTCCTACGCCAATCGGTAATTATAATCCTGATTGGGCGGTTGTCATTAATAAAAATGGTGAGCAGGTTTATTTTATTGCCGAAACCAAGAATACAGGCAAAAAATCGGTGCAAGATGGCGTTGTACTAGATAAATTATCGCACGCTGAGCAATTAAAAATCGCCTGTGCTAAAAGGCATTTTGAGACAATCAATACGGTGGATTATGAGGTGGTGGAAAAATTAAGTGAAATTATCAGATAG
- a CDS encoding pyridoxal phosphate-dependent decarboxylase family protein, protein MTTLSKHKQALFCNDEQSIADYQTAMNQAVQAVSNWLKEDKMYTGGSIKELRSQIAFNPSKDGLGVHQSLDRLVKLFLNKSLKVHHPHSLAHLHCPTMVTSQIAEVLINATNQSMDSWDQSPAGSLMEVQLIDYLRQKTGYGAGTAGVFTSGGTQSNLMGVLLARDWCIAKNWTNTDGKEWSVQKDGIPADAMQKVKVLCSENAHFSVQKNMAMMGMGFQSVVTVPVNDNAQMDTKALAQIMADLQADGKIVACVVATAGTTDAGAIDDIKAIRKLCDDYGAWLHIDAAWGGALLLSNEYRDMLDGIELSDSVTLDFHKHFFQSISCGAFLLKDEQNYRFMHYEAEYLNSAYDEEHGVPNLVSKSLQTTRRFDALKLWFTIEALGEELYGSMIDHGVTLTREVADYIRATDGLELLVEPQFASVLFRVVPKDYPAEFVDNLNQNVADELFAKGEANIGVTRVIDSRQNVQSLKMTTLSPIATLDNVKALLGQVLAEAERIKDDIKNGVYTPPID, encoded by the coding sequence ATGACAACCCTATCCAAACACAAACAAGCCCTATTTTGCAATGACGAACAATCCATCGCCGACTACCAAACGGCGATGAACCAAGCGGTACAAGCCGTCTCAAACTGGCTAAAAGAAGACAAAATGTACACAGGCGGTAGCATTAAAGAGCTTCGCTCACAAATCGCCTTTAACCCCAGTAAAGACGGCTTGGGCGTACATCAGTCGCTTGACCGCCTTGTTAAGCTGTTTTTAAACAAAAGTTTAAAGGTTCATCACCCCCATTCGCTCGCCCATTTGCATTGCCCCACGATGGTAACTTCACAGATTGCCGAAGTTTTGATTAACGCCACCAATCAGTCTATGGACTCGTGGGACCAGTCGCCAGCAGGCTCATTGATGGAAGTACAGCTCATTGACTACCTACGCCAAAAAACAGGCTATGGCGCTGGCACGGCAGGGGTGTTTACTTCTGGTGGCACACAGTCCAATTTGATGGGCGTTTTGCTGGCTCGTGATTGGTGTATTGCCAAAAATTGGACAAATACAGACGGCAAAGAATGGTCGGTTCAAAAAGATGGCATTCCTGCCGATGCGATGCAAAAAGTCAAAGTGCTTTGCTCTGAAAACGCCCACTTCTCCGTACAAAAAAATATGGCGATGATGGGTATGGGCTTTCAATCGGTGGTTACTGTGCCTGTCAATGACAATGCCCAGATGGATACCAAAGCCCTTGCACAGATTATGGCAGACTTACAGGCAGATGGCAAAATCGTGGCGTGCGTGGTGGCAACGGCTGGCACGACAGACGCAGGGGCGATTGACGACATCAAGGCAATCCGCAAGCTGTGCGATGACTATGGTGCGTGGCTACACATTGATGCGGCGTGGGGCGGAGCGTTGCTATTGTCCAATGAATATCGTGATATGCTTGATGGCATTGAGCTGTCGGATTCGGTTACGCTTGATTTTCATAAGCACTTTTTCCAAAGTATCTCGTGCGGTGCGTTTTTGTTAAAAGATGAGCAAAACTACCGCTTTATGCACTATGAAGCCGAGTATCTAAACTCTGCCTATGACGAAGAACACGGCGTGCCAAACCTTGTATCCAAATCTTTGCAGACCACTCGCCGATTTGATGCTTTGAAACTTTGGTTTACCATCGAGGCGTTGGGCGAAGAGCTATACGGCTCAATGATTGACCACGGTGTAACCTTAACTCGTGAGGTGGCGGATTATATCCGTGCAACGGACGGTTTGGAGCTTTTGGTTGAGCCACAGTTTGCCAGCGTGCTGTTTCGTGTTGTGCCAAAAGATTATCCAGCTGAGTTTGTGGATAATTTGAACCAAAATGTTGCTGATGAGCTGTTTGCCAAAGGCGAGGCGAATATTGGCGTAACTCGGGTGATTGACAGTCGTCAAAATGTGCAGTCTTTAAAAATGACCACCCTAAGCCCCATTGCCACGCTTGATAATGTCAAAGCCTTGCTTGGTCAAGTCTTGGCAGAGGCAGAGCGGATTAAAGATGATATTAAAAATGGGGTTTATACACCGCCGATTGATTGA